One Setaria italica strain Yugu1 chromosome I, Setaria_italica_v2.0, whole genome shotgun sequence DNA window includes the following coding sequences:
- the LOC101785549 gene encoding transcription factor MYB3R-4, with the protein MRRSGGGAARQQSSGRSTSCSHEIDWIADERGELRRPSKHFKDKEQKRTAEFLPHKTYNSLKRRHTWSREENDNLIQKVNLHGSKSWSTVARGITGRSPNQCRERWMFYLDPAVNNQPWSEQEDIKLIQAHKTHGNKWCKLAKLFPGRTGKAIKNHWPSLVRKQMKSDLVKGLPKQFPLVTKNKGSSTIKSGQDSSINIHVSPDMPVTPILEQGLAKNGRNESTLKGKDYDSTHGEGYVSHSVNVSEKVDGQIGRYNSSSSGDQKVSSATASFPGSPPKEESTNLLEVTPNRGFSQAYNHLSNNDRSDAICSSADPESQELHGSNIADLLDMSYCESLMIVPPDSPNHRNSMDGM; encoded by the exons atgcggcggagcggaggcggcgccgccaggCAGCA GAGCTCTGGCAGATCCACCAGTTGCTCCCACGAAATCGATTGGATTGCAGACGAG CGTGGAGAACTCCGAAGGCCTTCTAAACACTTCAAGGATAAAGAACAAAAAAGAACAG ctgagttcctgccTCACAAGACATATAATTCACTCAAGAGGAGGCACACATGGTCTCGAGAGGAAA ATGATAATCTGATTCAAAAGGTAAATCTTCATGGCTCAAAAAGTTGGTCAACTGTTGCACGCGGTATAACTGGTCGAAGTCCAAACCAATGCCGAGAGAG ATGGATGTTTTATCTTGATCCTGCTGTGAACAACCAGCCATGGTCAGAACAGGAGGACATCAAACTAATCCAAGCTCATAAAACTCATGGAAATAAATGGTGTAAACTGGCTAAACTTTTTCCTGGGAG AACAGGGAAAGCAATTAAAAATCACTGGCCTAGTCTTGTGAGGAAACAAATGAAGTCAGATTTAGTTAAAGGATTGCCGAAGCAATTTCCATTGGTTACAAAGAATAAAGGCTCCAGTACCATTAAGAGTGGTCAAGATTCATCCATAAATATTCATGTTTCACCAGATATGCCAGTAACGCCCATATTGGAACAAGGACTTGCAAAAAATGGAAGAAATGAAAGTACTCTGAAAGGAAAAGATTATGATTCTACACATGGTGAAGGTTATGTTTCTCATTCAGTCAATGTCTCTGAAAAGGTGGATGGGCAAATCGGTAGATATAATTCTTCAAGTTCCGGGGATCAAAAGGTCTCTTCTGCCACAGCAAGTTTTCCAGGGTCCCCGCCAAAAGAGGAATCAACGAATTTGCTGGAAGTTACACCTAACAGAGGGTTCTCTCAAGCGTATAATCACCTATCTAACAATGATCGTTCCGATGCCATTTGCAGTAGTGCTGATCCGGAATCACAAGAGCTACATGGGTCAAATATAGCAGATCTTCTTGACATGTCATATTGCGAGAGCTTGATGATTGTTCCACCTGATTCTCCAAATCACAGAAATTCCATGGATGGAATGTGA